DNA from Limnohabitans sp.:
AACAGCCATCATCTACAAGATGGACGGCAAGCTGCAGACCATGCACAAGATCACGCTCGTGCTGGTGCTGGGCTTTGGTGCCTTGACGCTGGGCTTGCACGACGAGCGCTTCATCAAGTGGAAGCCCACTATGTTGTACTCGGGCCTGGCCATTGCCCTGGCCGTGGCGCACTGGTTGTTAAAGAAGAACTTTTTGCACATGCTGCTGGGCACGCAATTGCAACTGCCCCACGCCGTGTGGAACCGCCTGAATCTGTCGTGGATGCTTTATTGCCTGTTCATGGCCGCCATCAACGCGTATGTGGCGCACTACTTCAGCACCGAAGACTGGGTGAACTTCAAGCTCTGGGGTTATGCCTTCCCCTTGGTCTTTATCTTGGGTCAGGGCCTTTACATTGCGCGCTATTTACCCAAAGACGAGGACAAACAGCCATGATCCAGGCCACTTTGCCCCTGAGCGAACAAATCCACGTCCGTCTGAGCGAACGCCTGCAACCCACCGAGCTGCGCGTGATCGACGAAAGCGCCCAACACGCGGGCCACATGGGGGCCAACGACAGCGGCGTGGGCACCCACATGCGGGTGTGCATTGCTTCCCCTTTGTTTGTCGGCATCAGCCGCGTGCAGCGCC
Protein-coding regions in this window:
- a CDS encoding septation protein A, translating into MKLILDFFPILLFFGAYKLADIYTATAVLMGATVLQTAIIYKMDGKLQTMHKITLVLVLGFGALTLGLHDERFIKWKPTMLYSGLAIALAVAHWLLKKNFLHMLLGTQLQLPHAVWNRLNLSWMLYCLFMAAINAYVAHYFSTEDWVNFKLWGYAFPLVFILGQGLYIARYLPKDEDKQP
- a CDS encoding BolA family transcriptional regulator — protein: MIQATLPLSEQIHVRLSERLQPTELRVIDESAQHAGHMGANDSGVGTHMRVCIASPLFVGISRVQRHRLVYDALQDFIDQGLHALAIELI